The region AGGCATTGCTATACAACACCGGAATGGTCATCAGAACACAAGCGATGAAAAGACCAATCGTCAATTTTGAATAGCGTAACTTTAGATTGTTACCTAACTGATATAAGCCAATTCCAGAGGCAATGCTCACAGCTATCCAAGTGGTGTCGTTAAAGGACAATGACAAACCTGAACCACCAGGGTTCGACATGAAAAAATGCATCGCATAAATGTAGATTAAAGCGATTGCATAAATGAAGGCTTTATTGAGCGGAACCACCGGAGCTTGCGGTTCCAATTTTGTGCCGCTTAAGAGTAATATCGCCATAATGTTCTCATCGACTTATAAAAAGAAACCAGCGTGAATGCTGGTTTCGATACTTTACCTTTTTTACCTATTTCAACATAGGTTTAAGAAATCGAGCGGTATGCGAACTTTCCACACTCACTATATCTTCTGGAGTGCCCTGAGCGATGATCTCACCGCCACCTTGGCCACCTTCAGGTCCGAGGTCGACAATCCAGTCTGCAGTCTTAATCACATCCAAGTTATGCTCAATGACAACTATGGTATTGCCTTTATCTCGAAGCTGATGAAGCACGGTAAGTAATTGTTGTATATCGTGGAAGTGTAAACCTGTCGTTGGTTCATCCAAAATATAAAGCGTTTTACCTGTATCGCGTTTGGATAACTCGCGTGCCAATTTAACTCGTTGAGCTTCACCGCCAGAAAGTGTAGTCGCTGCCTGACCTAAACGTATATAGGATAAACCAACATCCATTAGAGTTTGCAATTTACGTGCGATAGCCGGAACTGGTTCAAAAAATTCGCGAGATTCTTCAATGGTCATCTCAAGAACTTCGTGAATGGTCTTGCCTTTATATCGAACTTCTAAGGTCTCGCGGTTATAGCGTTTCCCTTTACATACATCACACGGAACATACACGTCGGGTAGGAAATGCATTTCCACCTTGATTACGCCATCGCCTTGGCAAGCTTCACAGCGACCTCCGCGCACGTTAAAACTAAATCGTCCCGGTTTGTAACCACGAGAGCGAGATTCTTGCGTCCCCGCAAATAGCTCACGGATTGGGGTGAAAATTCCAGTGTAGGTTGCAGGGTTAGAACGTGGTGTACGTCCGATAGGGCTTTGGTCGATATCTATCACTTTATCGAAGTGCTCAAGTCCTTTGACTGCTTTGTAAGGAGCGGGTGTTGATGTCGTTGCCCCATTCAGCGCGGTATGAGCAATTTTAAAGAAAGTATCGTTGATTAGAGTGGATTTACCAGAGCCAGAAACCCCAGTGACACAAGTAAACAGGCCTACTGGAATCGATAAATCGACATTTTTTAGGTTGTTCCCTGTTGCGCCTAACACTTCAACGACTTTCTTGGGATTTCTTGCGACACGCTGCTTTGGTACAGCAATCGACTTCGCACCACTAAGGTATTGACCTGTCAAAGAGTTTGGATTGGCAATGATCTCTTCTACCTTGCCTTCTGCAACCACCTGACCACCATGAACACCTGCTCCTGGACCAATATCAATTACGTAATCCGCCATGCGAATAGCATCTTCATCATGCTCAACGACTAAGACGGTGTTTCCTAAATCACGTAAATGAATCAAGGTCTTTAATAGTCTTTCATTATCGCGTTGGTGCAAACCGATAGAGGGCTCATCTAGTACATACATGACGCCGACTAAACCTGCACCTATTTGACTCGCTAAGCGAATGCGCTGCGCTTCGCCACCAGACAATGTATCAGCGCTGCGAGAGAGATTGAGGTAGTTCAAACCCACATTGACCAAAAAGTGTAAGCGATCTTTGATCTCTTTCATCACTTTCTCAGCGATTTGCGCTTTTTGACCTTTTAGCTCTAAGGTGTCAAAAAAGGTCAGAGCATCAGAAATGCTCAACTCAACGATTTCTGGTAACGCGGTATCATTAATGAAGACGTTGCGAGCTTCTTCACGTAAGCGGGTGCCATGACAGCTAGCGCAAGGTTTGTTAGAAATGTACTTACTCAGTTCTTCTCGAACTGAGCTGGATTCTGTTTCGCGATAGCGACGTTCTAACGTATTAAGAATGCCTTCGAATGGATGGCGTTTAATACGAATATCCCCCCGATCGTTCACATACTTAAACTCGATCTCTGTACTACCTGATCCATGTAAAATCACTTCTTGAATTTTCTTTGGTAGTTCATCAAAAGGCGTTGTGAGTTTAAATTTATAGTGTTCGGACAGCGAAATCAGAATCTGGAAATAATAAAAATTACGTTTGTCCCAGCCAATGATGGCACCATCGGCAAGACTAAGATGCGGGTTTTGAATAACGCGTTCTGCATCAAAATATTGTTGAACACCTAGGCCGTCACAGGTAGGGCAAGCTCCGGCTGGGTTGTTAAACGAGAACAGGCGAGGTTCAAGTTCACGCATGCTGTAGCCACAGTGTGGGCAAGCAAAGTTAGCGGAAAAGACGTGTTCTTCACCATCGCCTTCCATTGGTGCTACCACAACCACACCACCAGACAGTTCGAGTGCGGTTTCAAATGATTCAGCAAGACGTTGTTGTAGATCGGCACGTACTTTAAAACGGTCGACCACCACCTCAATGGTGTGTTTCTTTTGCAGTTCTAGCGCTGGTGGATCGGATAGATCGCAGGTTTCACCATCAATACGAGCGCGGATGAAACCTTGTGCAGCTAGGTTTTGCAACGTTTTAACGTGTTCACCTTTACGCTCCTTGATAATTGGCGCAAGGAGCATCATTTTCGACCCTTCAGGAAGTGCCAAAACTTGGTCAACCATTTGGCTGACGGTCTGAGCGCTCAGAGGCACGCCATGTTCTGGACAGCGAGGTTCGCCGATGCGAGCGTAAAGCAAACGCAGATAGTCGTAAACTTCGGTGATAGTACCTACAGTAGAGCGAGGGTTATGCGATGTTGATTTCTGTTCAATAGAGATTGCAGGAGATAACCCTTCAATGTGGTCAACATCCGGCTTTTCCATTAAAGATAAAAACTGACGTGCATAGGCAGAGAGTGATTCTACATAACGACGCTGACCTTCAGCGTAGAGAGTATCGAATGCAAGAGAAGACTTTCCTGAGCCTGAAAGTCCGGTGATCACAACCAACTTATCTCGTGGAATTGTGATATTGATATTTTTGAGGTTATGGGTGCGAGCGCCTCGTACTTCGATTTTATCCATCTGTCAGCTCTACTTAAAATACCGAGATGAACAAGTATTACATAGAGTGAGAATTGTGCAAAGAAGCACTGGATAAAAAAACAGTTAGAAACCTTCATTCCTAACTGTTCGATTTGGTGTTTAAAGCAAAATACGCATTAACCTTTTTTGGTGGAATGCTTATCTAGAGCTACTTTTTTCTCATTTTTCTTGTAGAGGTTTTCGTAGCAGTAGTTGGTTGCTTCGATATAACCTTCAACACTACCGCAGTCAAAACGGTGGCCTTTGAATTTGTATGCCAGTACACAGCCCGATTTTGCTTGCTTCAGCAGAGCATCAGTAATTTGGATTTCTCCGCCCTTACCCGGTTCTGTTTTTTCGATTAATTCGAAGATATCTGGAGTTAAGATATAGCGACCGATGATTGCAAGGTTACTAGGCGCTTTGCCTGGTTCTGGTTTCTCTACCATGTCATCGACACGATAAATATCGTCTTTGATCATTTCACCAGAAATCACACCGTATTTGTGTGTTTCATCTGCTGGAACTTCTTGTACAGCGACAATGGAACAGCGGAACTGATTATAAAGCGCAACCATTTGAGCTAGCACGCCTTTATCTTGGTTCACGCATAAGTCATCGGCTAGTACTACTGCAAACGCTTCATCACCGACTAACTCACGACCGGTGAGAATCGCATGACCTAGACCTTTCATCTCACGTTGGCGAATAAAAGTGAAGGTTGCACTGTCCATAATGCTGCGAATATCGCCTAGCAGCTCTTCTTTGTTGGTGCCGTTGATTTGATGTTCCAGTTCATAGTTCATATCGAAATGATCCATGATTGAGTGCTTACCACGGCCGGTCACGATACACATGCCGTTCATACCCGCTTGGATAGCCTCTTCAACGCCGTATTCAATAAGAGGTTTGTTAACGACAGGCATCATTTCTTTAGGCATGGATTTGGTTGCTGGCAAAAAACGCGTGCCGTAGCCAGCGGCAGGGAAAAGGCACTTTTTAATCATAACAATGACCTATTTAAAATCGAAAGTTCGAATGCTTATGGGCACTTTACCACGGGCGCACGTTCTGTATCAGCAGATTTGCCGGATCTTAAGATAAAAATGTGCTGCAAAACGCACTATAACCTCAGTGTTTGCTTTGCCCATTGTATTGCTTCGATTCTATTTTTCACGTTAAGTTTTTTATAAATATTGTAGAGATGTGATTTTACGGTTAATTCACTGATGAAGAGTGTATCTGCAAGCTCAGTATTGGAACTTGCTGAGCAGAGATAACGCAATATCTCGGTTTCGCGTTGGCTTAGCATGGGGAAAGAATGGGAAGTTTCGCTCGTTAACTTTGATTGCCAATAATTGATCAACTGCTCATAGACGTGTTCAGGAAAACGGATTCGACCGTTGATGATATCGGCTAGACTGACCGCGATTTCAGCTGGGGATGTGCCACTATAAAAGAGACCGCGTAAACGTCCAAAAGTGAGTAATTCATCTGTTGTTAGCCGTTTGGGTACGTTGAATAACACCACTTCAAAGCGCTGTTCAGTCATGTGGATAGGAGCAAGCCCTTTGCGTAAAGAGTGATGCTCACTGTAATCCAACAGCAAAATTTTGTGCTTGTATTCTTGATAGTGAGTTTTGATCTCTTCAGGTGTGACAATCGGGACACTAACACTGAGCAGCTGTAGAGTTTCAAGCATATTTGGGCTAACGCTTTGTGTATCAAGCGTCATCAGATACAAGGTTCTGGCATATTGATTTTTGACCATAATATTGCACTTCGCATTGACTAGAGGAAGGCTTGTTTTACCTAGTGATGATGAGACTTGACGAGGCAGAATAGAGAAAATTGCGTCCAACTTCTTAGCTTTTGTCTAAGGTTGAGTAAAGGGCAAAACAAAAATCAGAGACAGACCGCAAAATCAAAATGGAAGACATGCACTTTAATTATGAGCACAGTACCAATAAGGAATTTGGCGATAAGGGAAGATTGGTGAGAAGGATAAAGCGTGTTATCCTTGCTGACTAATTTTAGAAACACTCACTGTGATAGACGGAGCAGAACATGGCAAGCCGTGGTGTGAACAAAGTAATTTTAATTGGCAACCTGGGTAATGATCCTGAGGTTCGTTACATGCCAAATGGTGGTGCAGTTGCAAACATCACTATAGCAACGTCAGAAACTTGGCGTGATAAAGCAACGGGTGAACAACGTGAGAGAACTGAGTGGCATCGTGTTGCATTGTACGGAAAACTGGCTGAAGTAGCAGGTGAGTACCTACGTAAAGGCTCTCAAGTTTATATCGAAGGTCAACTACAGACGCGTAAGTGGCAAGACCAAAGCGGTCAAGATCGCTACACAACAGAAGTCGTAGTTCAAGGTTATAACGGCATTATGCAAATGCTAGGTGGCCGTCAAGGCGGTGGTGCTCCAGCTGGTGGTATGCAACAGCAACAACCACAACAGCAAGGTGGATGGGGACAACCTCAACAACCTGCAATGCAGCATCAGCCACAGTACCAATCTGCACCTGCACAACAATCTCAGCCAGCGCCTCAATACAATGAGCCGCCAATGGATTTCGACGACGATATCCCGTTCTAGAGATTGCTCGATACGAAGAGATCAAAAAAGCTCACACCTAGGTGTGAGCTTTTTCTTTATCATCAATTTAGTATTTACTGTCGATGTATTTCTCAATGTATTGTTTCACTTTGGCTCGTTCTTCTCGGGTCTTCGAGGAAATATGAAACTCAATCTGGTTTACGGTACGTAACCGGTTGATGTAATACATTTCGACATTAATGTCGGTTAGCTGGTTAATCTCTTGGATTGGCTTAAGCAGCGCTCTTTCTTTAAAGTGCTGCCAGCAGTTTAATGACTCTTCCACACCAAACTGTTTACGCAGTTTATCGACTTCAATCGTGAACGATTTTTTTACCTGCCAAGATTTACACATTTCGTAAAGACGAATTGAGTAGTAGCTGGTCAAAAAGGCAATATTGATAAACTTGTACTGCGTATAAGGTGGCTCTACATAATGCACTAGTGGCGTGTAAGAATCAGAAATTCGAATGCGAGCTTCATTTTTTGAGGGAAAATCAACACTATCAATGATCGCCTCATTGATACTGATTTGTTCGCTCTCAACTCTGAATGGTGCGCCTACCATAGTGCTTAGTGCCTCTCTGATACCAGAGAAGTTGTTCGATTGCAGCGTCAGACCAATCGCTTGGCAATATTCTTTGATATTGATGTCGACGTATGGCTGCTCTTTGTCTGCAAGCGTGGCAAAGCAGTACTTAATGACTTTGTACTGGTTATAAGAAATTTTATATTCTGATGCCTGAATAAAGTCGTTGCTTTTCACCACAACTTTATTACGCATTTTATTAATATTGATTGATGGAGATTTTTTTATCGTCATAGTCTCACCATGCCGCATATCGACTGTTCACTAAGGCCAAGATTTCTCTTCTAATGTAAGAAATCCACATCTAAATGATGTTTA is a window of Vibrio porteresiae DSM 19223 DNA encoding:
- the uvrA gene encoding excinuclease ABC subunit UvrA; this encodes MDKIEVRGARTHNLKNINITIPRDKLVVITGLSGSGKSSLAFDTLYAEGQRRYVESLSAYARQFLSLMEKPDVDHIEGLSPAISIEQKSTSHNPRSTVGTITEVYDYLRLLYARIGEPRCPEHGVPLSAQTVSQMVDQVLALPEGSKMMLLAPIIKERKGEHVKTLQNLAAQGFIRARIDGETCDLSDPPALELQKKHTIEVVVDRFKVRADLQQRLAESFETALELSGGVVVVAPMEGDGEEHVFSANFACPHCGYSMRELEPRLFSFNNPAGACPTCDGLGVQQYFDAERVIQNPHLSLADGAIIGWDKRNFYYFQILISLSEHYKFKLTTPFDELPKKIQEVILHGSGSTEIEFKYVNDRGDIRIKRHPFEGILNTLERRYRETESSSVREELSKYISNKPCASCHGTRLREEARNVFINDTALPEIVELSISDALTFFDTLELKGQKAQIAEKVMKEIKDRLHFLVNVGLNYLNLSRSADTLSGGEAQRIRLASQIGAGLVGVMYVLDEPSIGLHQRDNERLLKTLIHLRDLGNTVLVVEHDEDAIRMADYVIDIGPGAGVHGGQVVAEGKVEEIIANPNSLTGQYLSGAKSIAVPKQRVARNPKKVVEVLGATGNNLKNVDLSIPVGLFTCVTGVSGSGKSTLINDTFFKIAHTALNGATTSTPAPYKAVKGLEHFDKVIDIDQSPIGRTPRSNPATYTGIFTPIRELFAGTQESRSRGYKPGRFSFNVRGGRCEACQGDGVIKVEMHFLPDVYVPCDVCKGKRYNRETLEVRYKGKTIHEVLEMTIEESREFFEPVPAIARKLQTLMDVGLSYIRLGQAATTLSGGEAQRVKLARELSKRDTGKTLYILDEPTTGLHFHDIQQLLTVLHQLRDKGNTIVVIEHNLDVIKTADWIVDLGPEGGQGGGEIIAQGTPEDIVSVESSHTARFLKPMLK
- the galU gene encoding UTP--glucose-1-phosphate uridylyltransferase GalU: MIKKCLFPAAGYGTRFLPATKSMPKEMMPVVNKPLIEYGVEEAIQAGMNGMCIVTGRGKHSIMDHFDMNYELEHQINGTNKEELLGDIRSIMDSATFTFIRQREMKGLGHAILTGRELVGDEAFAVVLADDLCVNQDKGVLAQMVALYNQFRCSIVAVQEVPADETHKYGVISGEMIKDDIYRVDDMVEKPEPGKAPSNLAIIGRYILTPDIFELIEKTEPGKGGEIQITDALLKQAKSGCVLAYKFKGHRFDCGSVEGYIEATNYCYENLYKKNEKKVALDKHSTKKG
- a CDS encoding helix-turn-helix transcriptional regulator, which codes for MVKNQYARTLYLMTLDTQSVSPNMLETLQLLSVSVPIVTPEEIKTHYQEYKHKILLLDYSEHHSLRKGLAPIHMTEQRFEVVLFNVPKRLTTDELLTFGRLRGLFYSGTSPAEIAVSLADIINGRIRFPEHVYEQLINYWQSKLTSETSHSFPMLSQRETEILRYLCSASSNTELADTLFISELTVKSHLYNIYKKLNVKNRIEAIQWAKQTLRL
- a CDS encoding single-stranded DNA-binding protein, yielding MASRGVNKVILIGNLGNDPEVRYMPNGGAVANITIATSETWRDKATGEQRERTEWHRVALYGKLAEVAGEYLRKGSQVYIEGQLQTRKWQDQSGQDRYTTEVVVQGYNGIMQMLGGRQGGGAPAGGMQQQQPQQQGGWGQPQQPAMQHQPQYQSAPAQQSQPAPQYNEPPMDFDDDIPF
- a CDS encoding replication initiation protein, whose translation is MTIKKSPSININKMRNKVVVKSNDFIQASEYKISYNQYKVIKYCFATLADKEQPYVDINIKEYCQAIGLTLQSNNFSGIREALSTMVGAPFRVESEQISINEAIIDSVDFPSKNEARIRISDSYTPLVHYVEPPYTQYKFINIAFLTSYYSIRLYEMCKSWQVKKSFTIEVDKLRKQFGVEESLNCWQHFKERALLKPIQEINQLTDINVEMYYINRLRTVNQIEFHISSKTREERAKVKQYIEKYIDSKY